Proteins from a single region of Argopecten irradians isolate NY chromosome 7, Ai_NY, whole genome shotgun sequence:
- the LOC138327382 gene encoding uncharacterized protein, translating to MGMVLPAIVLTLLTLARIHVQSSDAIDLFSKDNRYTGFVYKPTRAMVITSEFPENWQKSVEDCERVNAGILQILTRGVLNYIIDRRSVQNKYRRYFIDGKKCPGQNTWVSTNGTRIVFDNSLLVEDTQNMDQNNECYCLLLHETKLITKQCSLSKYFMCQREILSFLRLPQVRGAVELRHSSSWGRLCFDLDLTAHETKEICKNQYNDLYANYSNDYVYPSIGNDDYWYDNPNLRCHQTELHCEGDPPGRPEIEASTDAMHAGDVITLSCVVEGGIPKPTLVWDTGGRAVTARHTWELSDENVVIFNSSISLTLTPNDDKAVLTCVVHYNGSVNYHRKDFMLLVMYPPIVTVSADVEVHETNAVIMQCNVTSNPSATVSWSGPIGRSNETNLHVTGIYRTAHGSYTCRAENSLGGQENRTYIYVNAASKLCLLQYEFTDENQTVSMTCSITGIPAPTVTWYRQAEPLIPNTRNHTSEGGAYSSNHTIEGGPTATNPYLVSSTLTVSDVGEENEEEYRCTATNANGVIQKTFRIRRKLKCRCRSRLLKNCVPLVYEPGELKEIVAETKENLTMEKTKLTGSIAKLVSRNDERSSSFIMGALGAGILATVGCILIVFDLVAHFVVNPQLKKE from the exons ATGGGGATGGTGTTGCCTGCTATCGTCTTGACTCTACTTACCTTAGCACGTATACACGTACAGTCGAGTGATGCTATAG ATTTGTTCTCCAAAGACAATAGATATACTGGATTTGTATATAAGCCAACTCGTGCCATGGTCATAACATCAGAATTTCCTGAAAACTGGCAAAAATCTGTAGAAGACTGTGAAAGAGTAAACGCAGGCATTCTTCAAATACTGACCAGGGGAGTCCTCAACTACATCATTG ACAGACGATCTGTCCAAAATAAATATCGTCGGTATTTCATTGACGGAAAGAAATGTCCAG GACAAAATACGTGGGTTTCAACAAATGGTACACGGATAGTCTTCGATAATTCTTTGTTGGTTGAAG ATACCCAAAATATGGACCAGAACAATGAATGCTACTGTCTGCTGTTGCATGAAACAAAGTTAATCACCAAACAATGCtcgctttcaaaatattttatgtgcCAAAGGGAAA TTCTGTCGTTTCTGAGACTTCCCCAAGTCAGAGGTGCTGTGGAATTACGACATAGCAGTAGCTGGGGACGTCTGtgttttgaccttgacctgactGCACACGAAACGAAAGAAATTTGCAAGAACCAGTATAATGATCTTTACGCAAACTACag TAATGATTACGTATACCCAAGCATTGGTAACGATGACTATTGGTACGACAACCCAAACTTGAGGTGTCATCAGACAGAACTACATTGCGAAG GGGATCCTCCCGGACGGCCAGAGATTGAAGCAAGTACTGATGCAATGCATGCTGGTGACGTCATCACATTATCGTGTGTAGTAGAAGGAGGTATTCCTAAGCCAACATTGGTCTGGGACACTGGAGGACGTGCAGTGACGGCTAGACATACCTGGGAACTATCTGACGAAAACGTAGTGATTTTCAACTCGAGCATATCTCTCACATTAACACCAAACGATGACAAGGCCGTGTTGACGTGTGTCGTCCATTATAATGGGAGCGTGAACTACCATAGAAAGGACTTCATGCTTCTTGTGATGT ATCCTCCCATCGTAACCGTATCAGCGGACGTCGAAGTTCATGAGACAAATGCCGTCATCATGCAATGCAATGTGACCTCCAACCCCTCTGCGACTGTGAGTTGGTCGGGACCAATAGGCAGATCAAATGAAACGAATTTGCACGTTACAGGCATTTATCGTACCGCCCATGGTAGCTACACGTGCAGAGCTGAGAACTCGTTAGGTGGACAGGAGAacaggacatatatatatgtgaatg CTGCCTCGAAGTTGTGTCTCCTGCAGTATGAGTTCACGGACGAGAACCAGACTGTAAGTATGACGTGCTCAATAACAGGGATTCCCGCGCCTACAGTCACGTGGTACAGACAGGCGGAGCCACTGATACCGAACACTCGTAACCACACCTCCGAGGGCGGGGCTTATTCATCTAACCACACCATAGAGGGTGGACCTACAGCGACCAATCCCTATCTGGTGTCCAGTACCCTGACCGTATCTGACGTTGGGGAGGAGAATGAGGAAGAATATAGATGTACAGCTACCAATGCCAACGGGGTCATACAGAAAACGTTCAGGATCC GCCGAAAATTAAAGTGTCGATGTCGCTCGAGGCTTCTGAAGAACTGCGTACCTTTGGTATACGAGCCTGGGGAGTTGAAGGAGATAGTGGCTGAGACCAAAGAAAACCTCACAATGGAGAAAACTAAACTCACAGGCTCTATAGCCAAACTGGTATCTAGAAATGACGAGCGTTCCTCCTCGTTCATTATGGGTGCGTTAGGTGCCGGGATTCTGGCTACAGTAGGCTGTATCTTGATTGTCTTCGATTTGGTTGCTCACTTTGTCGTCAACCCGCAGCTTAAGAAGGAATAA